A single Lolium perenne isolate Kyuss_39 chromosome 6, Kyuss_2.0, whole genome shotgun sequence DNA region contains:
- the LOC127307380 gene encoding uncharacterized protein, with protein sequence MSFLPLVMLKVRSGKNISQMTASTPLLLCGGEQADLSDDDGLMEASNEEPGLLAFKSTSVTTWYVNMPIPENAAVRDRSKHLPWRIELHSGNQGRTEPKVSTIAEIATFESNYIMVWYCQMHSNQCVVALKVSRHR encoded by the exons ATGTCTTTCCTCCCTCTGGTAATGCTAAAAGTCAGAAGCGGCAAAAACATATCACAGATGACAG CGAGCACGCCATTGTTACTTTGTGGAGGGGAGCAGGCTGATTTATCTGATGATGATGGATTAATGGAGGCATCAAATGAAGAACCAG GTTTGTTGGCTTTCAAAAGTACATCTGTTACAACATGGTATGTGAATATGCCGATTCCAGAGAATGCCGCTGTCCGAGATAG GTCCAAGCATCTGCCGTGGCGTATCGAGTTACACAGTGGAAACCAAGGCCGCACTGAGCCGAAAGTATCGACTATCGCAGAGATTGCGACCTTTGAGTCTAATTATATTATG GTGTGGTATTGTCAAATGCATTCCAATCAGTGTGTTGTGGCTCTCAAGGTTTCCAGGCACCGGTGA
- the LOC127307382 gene encoding uncharacterized protein isoform X2: protein MSSSPTSKPWTAPALPLPRWHACPRRRPCPAGLDAPGRRSVPCWPGRPRRHLAGAYTKAAPPTRGLVASANSTAWTQPPLFLDVTPTCSVRGHLWHEAPPSPHQSPRAYTKSSTKILNRSLNNSQRRQAVPKTSSLPQEARRNGEMKEIQNILADKSCMVVDPCFFFPRNHQESCCSLQDNLINQVLLLRSNGQLLRKKIISEEGR from the exons ATGTCGTCGTCCCCCACCTCGAAGCCATGGACGGCACCGGCCCTGCCCCTGCCCCGCTGGCATGCATGTCCCCGTCGCCGGCCCTGCCCCGCTGGCCTGGATGCCCCAGGCCGCCGGTCCGTGCCCTGCTGGCCTGGACGCCCCCGCCGCCACCTCGCTGGGGCGTACACCAAGGCGGCGCCCCCAACTCGTGGCCTGGTCGCCTCCGCCAATAGCACAGCCTGGACGCAGCCGCCGCTGTTCCTCGATGTGACGCCGACATGCTCCGTGCGAGGACATCTTTGGCACGAAGCTCCCCCATCGCCGCACCAGTCTCCTCGCGCGTACACCAAGTCAAGCACGAAAATCTTAAATCGATCTCTCAACAACTCACAGCGTCGTCAAGCAGTACCTAAG ACTTCATCGCTGCCACAGGAAGCAAGAAGAAACGGAGAGATGAAAGAGATACAAAACATCCTCGCTGATAAGTCTTGCATGGTTGTTGATCCATGCTTTTTTTTCCCGAGGAACCATCAGGAAAGTTGCTGCAGCCTGCAAGATAATCTAATTAATCAG GTCCTACTGCTAAGAAGCAATGGTCAACTCCTAAGGAAAAAAATCATCAGTGAAGAAGGAAG GTAG
- the LOC127307382 gene encoding uncharacterized protein isoform X1 produces the protein MSSSPTSKPWTAPALPLPRWHACPRRRPCPAGLDAPGRRSVPCWPGRPRRHLAGAYTKAAPPTRGLVASANSTAWTQPPLFLDVTPTCSVRGHLWHEAPPSPHQSPRAYTKSSTKILNRSLNNSQRRQAVPKTSSLPQEARRNGEMKEIQNILADKSCMVVDPCFFFPRNHQESCCSLQDNLINQVLLLRSNGQLLRKKIISEEGSLD, from the exons ATGTCGTCGTCCCCCACCTCGAAGCCATGGACGGCACCGGCCCTGCCCCTGCCCCGCTGGCATGCATGTCCCCGTCGCCGGCCCTGCCCCGCTGGCCTGGATGCCCCAGGCCGCCGGTCCGTGCCCTGCTGGCCTGGACGCCCCCGCCGCCACCTCGCTGGGGCGTACACCAAGGCGGCGCCCCCAACTCGTGGCCTGGTCGCCTCCGCCAATAGCACAGCCTGGACGCAGCCGCCGCTGTTCCTCGATGTGACGCCGACATGCTCCGTGCGAGGACATCTTTGGCACGAAGCTCCCCCATCGCCGCACCAGTCTCCTCGCGCGTACACCAAGTCAAGCACGAAAATCTTAAATCGATCTCTCAACAACTCACAGCGTCGTCAAGCAGTACCTAAG ACTTCATCGCTGCCACAGGAAGCAAGAAGAAACGGAGAGATGAAAGAGATACAAAACATCCTCGCTGATAAGTCTTGCATGGTTGTTGATCCATGCTTTTTTTTCCCGAGGAACCATCAGGAAAGTTGCTGCAGCCTGCAAGATAATCTAATTAATCAG GTCCTACTGCTAAGAAGCAATGGTCAACTCCTAAGGAAAAAAATCATCAGTGAAGAAGGAAG TCTAGATTGA
- the LOC139829803 gene encoding uncharacterized protein isoform X2 codes for MSSSPTSKPWTAPALPLPRWHACPRRRPCPAGLDAPGRRSVPCWPGRPRRHLAGAYTKAAPPTRGLVASANSTAWTQPPLFLDVTPTCSVRGHLWHEAPPSPHQSPRAYTKSSTKILNRSLNNSQRRQAVPKTSSLPQEARRNGEMKEIQNILADKSCMVVDPCFFFPRNHQESCCSLQDNLINQVLLLRSNGQLLRKKIISEEGR; via the exons ATGTCGTCGTCCCCCACCTCGAAGCCATGGACGGCACCGGCCCTGCCCCTGCCCCGCTGGCATGCATGTCCCCGTCGCCGGCCCTGCCCCGCTGGCCTGGATGCCCCAGGCCGCCGGTCCGTGCCCTGCTGGCCTGGACGCCCCCGCCGCCACCTCGCTGGGGCGTACACCAAGGCGGCGCCCCCAACTCGTGGCCTGGTCGCCTCCGCCAATAGCACAGCCTGGACGCAGCCGCCGCTGTTCCTCGATGTGACGCCGACATGCTCCGTGCGAGGACATCTTTGGCACGAAGCTCCCCCATCGCCGCACCAGTCTCCTCGCGCGTACACCAAGTCAAGCACGAAAATCTTAAATCGATCTCTCAACAACTCACAGCGTCGTCAAGCAGTACCTAAG ACTTCATCGCTGCCACAGGAAGCAAGAAGAAACGGAGAGATGAAAGAGATACAAAACATCCTCGCTGATAAGTCTTGCATGGTTGTTGATCCATGCTTTTTTTTCCCGAGGAACCATCAGGAAAGTTGCTGCAGCCTGCAAGATAATCTAATTAATCAG GTCCTACTGCTAAGAAGCAATGGTCAACTCCTAAGGAAAAAAATCATCAGTGAAGAAGGAAG